One Onychomys torridus chromosome 17, mOncTor1.1, whole genome shotgun sequence genomic window carries:
- the Casp3 gene encoding caspase-3 isoform X1: protein MAPSTELQGRELGRKGVSPELRQVTMENNETSVDSKSINNFEVKTIHGSKSMDSGIYLDNSYKMDYPEMGVCIIINNKNFQKSTGMTSRSGTDVDAAKLRETFMGLKYEVRNKNDLTREDIVELMDKVSKEDHSKRSSFVCVILSHGDEGVIFGTNGPIELKKLTSYFRGDYCRSLTGKPKLFIIQACRGTELDCGIETDSGTDDDMACQKIPVEADFLYAYSTAPGYYSWRNSKDGSWFIQSLCAMLKLYAHKLEFMHILTRVNRKVATEFESFSLDATFHAKKQIPCIVSMLTKELYFYH from the exons TTAAGACAAGTGACCATGGAGAACAACGAAACCTCCGTGGATTCCAAATCCATTAATAATTTTGAAGT AAAGACCATCCATGGAAGCAAATCAATGGACTCAGGAATATACCTGGACAATAGTTATAAAATGGATTACCCTGAAATGGGTGTAtgtataataattaataataagaacTTTCAGAAAAGCACTG GAATGACCTCTCGGTCTGGTACTGATGTCGACGCAGCCAAACTCAGAGAGACATTCATGGGCCTGAAATACGAAGTCCGGAATAAGAATGACCTTACTCGTGAAGACATTGTGGAATTGATGGATAAGG TTTCTAAAGAGGACCACAGCAAAAGGAGCAGTTTTGTTTGTGTGATTCTAAGCCACGGCGATGAAGGAGTCATTTTTGGAACAAATGGGCCCATTGAACTGAAAAAACTAACTAGTTACTTCAGAGGCGACTACTGCCGAAGCCTGACTGGAAAGCCCAAACTCTTCATCATCCAG GCCTGCCGGGGTACGGAGCTGGACTGTGGCATTGAGACAGACAGCGGAACTGACGATGACATGGCGTGCCAGAAGATACCCGTGGAAGCCGACTTCCTGTATGCTTACTCCACAGCGCCTG GTTACTACTCCTGGAGAAACTCAAAGGACGGGTCCTGGTTCATCCAGTCACTTTGTGCCATGCTAAAACTGTATGCCCACAAGCTTGAGTTTATGCACATTCTTACTCGCGTGAACCGGAAGGTAGCGACAGAATTCGAGTCCTTCTCCCTTGACGCCACTTTCCATGCGAAGAAGCAGATCCCTTGTATTGTGTCTATGCTCACAAAAGAACTGTACTTTTACCACTAA
- the Casp3 gene encoding caspase-3 isoform X2: MENNETSVDSKSINNFEVKTIHGSKSMDSGIYLDNSYKMDYPEMGVCIIINNKNFQKSTGMTSRSGTDVDAAKLRETFMGLKYEVRNKNDLTREDIVELMDKVSKEDHSKRSSFVCVILSHGDEGVIFGTNGPIELKKLTSYFRGDYCRSLTGKPKLFIIQACRGTELDCGIETDSGTDDDMACQKIPVEADFLYAYSTAPGYYSWRNSKDGSWFIQSLCAMLKLYAHKLEFMHILTRVNRKVATEFESFSLDATFHAKKQIPCIVSMLTKELYFYH; this comes from the exons ATGGAGAACAACGAAACCTCCGTGGATTCCAAATCCATTAATAATTTTGAAGT AAAGACCATCCATGGAAGCAAATCAATGGACTCAGGAATATACCTGGACAATAGTTATAAAATGGATTACCCTGAAATGGGTGTAtgtataataattaataataagaacTTTCAGAAAAGCACTG GAATGACCTCTCGGTCTGGTACTGATGTCGACGCAGCCAAACTCAGAGAGACATTCATGGGCCTGAAATACGAAGTCCGGAATAAGAATGACCTTACTCGTGAAGACATTGTGGAATTGATGGATAAGG TTTCTAAAGAGGACCACAGCAAAAGGAGCAGTTTTGTTTGTGTGATTCTAAGCCACGGCGATGAAGGAGTCATTTTTGGAACAAATGGGCCCATTGAACTGAAAAAACTAACTAGTTACTTCAGAGGCGACTACTGCCGAAGCCTGACTGGAAAGCCCAAACTCTTCATCATCCAG GCCTGCCGGGGTACGGAGCTGGACTGTGGCATTGAGACAGACAGCGGAACTGACGATGACATGGCGTGCCAGAAGATACCCGTGGAAGCCGACTTCCTGTATGCTTACTCCACAGCGCCTG GTTACTACTCCTGGAGAAACTCAAAGGACGGGTCCTGGTTCATCCAGTCACTTTGTGCCATGCTAAAACTGTATGCCCACAAGCTTGAGTTTATGCACATTCTTACTCGCGTGAACCGGAAGGTAGCGACAGAATTCGAGTCCTTCTCCCTTGACGCCACTTTCCATGCGAAGAAGCAGATCCCTTGTATTGTGTCTATGCTCACAAAAGAACTGTACTTTTACCACTAA